GCCGTGCCCCGACTTGGAGCGAGCCAATACACGAGAGCCGCTTAACTTAAAAAGGGAGAGCCGGAGGGGAGGCTCTCCCTTTTTTTGTATTGCCATAATCCTCTTCTTGGGGTATAATATCCCTATGAAATCCGCTCCTCTTAGAATCCTTACCTTTGCGGCGGCTACGGGTAATGCCCTGCCCTACCTGGCCAAAGATATGGCCGATGCCTTTATTCGTTTAGGGCAGGTGGTAGGATTATTTGACTTATCTTATCTGACCCATAAAAGAGAAAAAATAGGCCAGGTTCTATTTAGAGCCTGGCAGGGATTCAAGCCGGACTTAATCTTTACCCTCGATACTATCGGCCTGGTGCCAGAGCTTTTTGACCGGCTGAAGATTCCTGTCTGCTCCTGGTTTGTAGACAACCCCCTCTTTTCTTCCCACATCCTTCTTCCCTACAAGCCCAACTATCACCTCTTCATCTGGGACAGGGGTTATTTTAAAGACCTACAAGGCGCCGGTTACCATGATCTTCATTATCTCCCTCTGGCTACCAATCCGAATATATTTAAAAAACTAACGCTCAGTTCGTCTGAGCTTAAAAGGTATGGGGCTAACTTGAGCTTTGTGGGGGCATCGAGTTTTAGTGTCGGTTTTCGGGAGAAAAGAGAAAAGCTGTCAGCCGTTTTCTCAGAGGACGTGATGGAGGCTTTGATAGAAAGGCATGCGCGGGATCCGAGCAAACCCATTACCCATTACTTAGCCGAGCTAAAATGGGCCGACGATCCTCAGGCCCTGGCTCTTTTTAATAAGAAACACAGGGGTGAACTGACGGCCCTGGAATTTGAAAGTATGACCAGATACCGCCGGAAGGTCATCGAGACAGTGGCTGATTTCGGGGTAGACGTGTGGGGAGATGAAGGCTGGATAGAGGCGGCCTCGGATAAGATCCGCTACCGGGGCCGAATCGAGTATCATCAAGAAGCGCCCAAACTCTATAATGCGGCCGCCGTCAACCTGAATATAACCAAGTCTCAACTATTGACCACTATAAACCAGCGCCTCTTTGACGTCTCTGCCTGCGCTGCCTTTGTTTTAAGCGATTATCGAAGCGATCTGGTGGAGTTGTTTGAGCCTGGCCAGGAGGTAGTTTTCTACAGAACAATCGAGGAATTGCCTTCCTTAGTGGATTACTATCTAAGACATCCTGAAGAAAGGGAAAAGATAGCGGCCCGGGCCTGCCAAAGGGTCCTGGCCCAACATACCTTCATACACCGGGCTCAGGAGGTGCTCGCTAAGATGAGGGAAGTGATGTAATAGTTTCGAGTTTCGAGTTTCAAGCTGGGTGTCCTTTGTGTCCCTTATGTCCTTTATGTCCTTTATGTCCTTTATGTCCTTGGTTTGGTTGCGGCGGGAGGCCGCGCTATGAAGATCCTGGTCATTCAACTGGATACCGCTGGTGATGTCCTGAGGACTACCCCGGTAATAAGAGGCCTTAGAGAGAAATATCCGTCGGCTTATATAGGCTTCCTTCTGGAGGATCGATTTACCGATATCCTCATTCACCATCCTGATATAGATGAGATCTTTGTCATTCCTCATCTCTATCGTCAGGCCTTGGATGAGGGGCTTATTGAGCCGGGGGTCCTATTAGGGCGCGCCCCAGAATCAACGAGGCTCAACCCGTCTGAAAAGAAGATATTAGAGGACCTTTTCCATCTTCGGGAGAGATTAAAGGGAAGAACCTTCGATCTGGTAATTAATCTCCATCAGAGTCTGACCAGTGCTATCTTTACCGCTCTTAGTGGGGGGGCTCAGATAGTCGGTAATTCGCTGACTGAAGCGAATAGCCTGAGATATGAGGACCCCTGGCCGCCACGAAAGGCGTACCTGGAGACCAACCGGAACCAGATGAACCGGCTTGATCTCTACTTGCTGATGGCCGGGGTAAAGCCTTCCCAGAAGGTCCCCCAACTATATCTTGGCCAGGAGGCCAAAGATTTCATCAGTGATTGTCTTCAGGGCTATGGAGTGAATGAAAGCGATTTTGTGGCTGTTCTCCAGCCAGGCTCTGGCTGGGAGCGAAATGTCTGGCAGATAAAGCGATGGAATATAAAGAAAGTCGCCCGGATAGGCGATGAGATCCAGCAGCAGTTAGGGGCCCGGGTTATCCTTATCGGCGCCCCGTTAGAGCAAGCCAGGTCAGCCGCCGTGGCCCATCTGATGGAAGAGCCTCCCCTCGACCTGACCGGCCGGACAAGTCTTCAACAGTTGGGTGCCCTCATTGAAAGGGCCAATCTCTTTATCGGTCCGGATTCCGGGCCCACTCATATGGCCGTGGCCTTGAGCACGCCAACTATTGCTGTATTTGGCGGGATATCCCCTCTCCTTTACGCCCCGGTAGGCAAAAACTTCCTTATCCTTCAGGCAGAGCTTCCCTGTCGGCCTTTCTATGGCTGTCGGCAGCCTTGTGAGGAGACAAAATGCCTCCAGGCCATCCCGGCCGAAAGCCTCCCGGCCGCTTATCATCTTTTGAAGCTCTTGTGGCATCCCGAATTCAATAAGCTTAACGGTCTGCAAAGTGAGGCCACCCGTTTGGTGTCCAGATTCAGAGAGGCCGGGATAATGGTCTTTAGCCCCAGATTGAGAGAGACTTCTAACCGTAGCGCAGCAAAGCCGCAACCAAACCATTAGACAGAGGTCAGACCTCTGTCGTCGGTATCCCAAAGTCCGGCTGTTACCAACTCGTTGGCTGGGAATCGCTTGAGCTATTCCCATCACCAAAATCCCACAGATAGGAGATAACCTCGCCAGCCGAGGAGTCGGTAAAGCAGACCTTCAAGGGGGCACAACCCGAGGTCGAATCAGCCATAAAATCAGCTTCCACTTTAAGCGGATATATCTTGATGTAACCGGCTTTTGTTTCAGTATCTACCCCATTTGATCCACTTACCCTTAAGCTGATGGTATAATTACCACTCAAATAATGGTGCTTACATTAATCGTACCAGGGATGGCAGTATCTGTAAGTAAGACAGTTTGCCCTCCCCCGCTTTTCAGAAAATCTCCTTTCTCTACTGAAACAACTTCTACTGCTTCGGTATCATAGAAAAGATCGAAGTTTACCCCCCTGAGGTCTGAGGCTCCTTGCACAATCACATCGACTTCCAGATTACTTCCTACTGGCACAGTGATGTTAGACTGAATCCCGGCGGTCTCAACATCAAGGTCAGACATAATCAAAGCGCTGGCATTTCATTTGGACCTGCGTAAGTCGGGGTAGCCATCACCCCCCAAATTAGATAATAGGTAATAGGTAATAGGTAATAGGCAATAGCCAATAGCCAATAGGTAATAGGTAATAGTCCCTTTGGTCCCTTTGGTCCTTTTGGTCCTTTTGGTCCCTTTGGTCCCTTTGGTCCCTGCGGGAGGTCTGTTTGCCCACAAATCGACCTTGAAGAGGCAATGCTGTCAAATCTTATTTTACCACGATCATCTTCCTGGTGGAGACAAAAGAACCCGCGCGGAGTTGATAGAGATACACCCCGCTGGTTACTTCTTTTCCAGTTTCATCCTTACCGTCCCAGTAAGCGGCTGACTTAATCCCACCTTTAGCCGGGTAGTAACCGGCCTCCTTCTCTCCTAATTCCAGCGTCCTGATCAATTGACCGGAGAGACTGTAGATGTTGATGACCACATTGGCCCTGGTTGATAAGCTAAAGGGAATCCAGGTTTCAGGATTTAGGGGATTGGGATAATTCTGATGCAGAGAATTACGGGTCGGGATCAAATCCTTCAGGGTAATGACAGACTCCAGTGCTCCAGGAGTGAGATTGTACTGAATATTGTTATGATCAGCCACGATGACCTGAGAGAGCGAGACACCAGGAGTCTGGTAGACTTCTGGTGTCTTATTCACCTTAAAGACCACTCTGGCCAGCACCCCGCTGCCGTCTACACCCGGATCACGCCCCAGAAACGTCCCGGCCAGGTTTATCAAACCAGCCTGCCGGGTATCTACCTTGAAGAAAGACATGCCGCTAATCAAATCTCCCTTCTCGACTTCAGTCACCTCTAATTTCCGGCTGTCGAAACTCAGGTCAATGTTCACACCATGCATATCAGCAACCTGATTGGCCATTATCTTTACCTCTAATGTCTTTTCCCCGGTTACTGAGACGGTGGCATCAATTTTGGAAGTCGAGGCTAATTCTGCTTCAGGCCATCTCATTGGTGCGGGAGAAACCGGTTCACAAGAAATAAGGGTGTCCCACGGATCATCACAAGAAGTGTGCCAGACCATAGAAAAGTTGAAGAGATCTCGATAATCGACATAATCATCTGCCGGACAATCCATGGCAGGATTAAAGCAATCCTCTCCCACCCGGCAATGCCAGCTCATCGCCAGGCAAACTAAGTCGTCGTAGTTAATATAACAGTCCCTATTACAGTCAAACGGCATCCCTCTTTTTTCGATCCTTCCCATCTGAATGTCAGCCGAAATGGGGTTAAGTTCGTGATCAACCAGGATGACCTCTTCCAAAGTCAAATCAGCAGGAAGAAGGGCTGTCTCCGGTACAATAAAAGTGACAATAGCTATTGAGTCACTTCCACTTACCCCTAAGCCGGCCCCTAACAGCGCCGTAGATACATTCACTACCCCGGGACTAGTATCACTGAAGAAGGTCGTTTCTCCACCTGATGGCAGGAAGCTGCCCTCCTTAACCGAGACAAGGTCAAGTTTATCATCATCAAAGAGGAGATTGAAATTTACCCCATGCAGGTTGGTTACATTCTCCACTTCTACCGTTACTGTCACGGTTATTCCATCTAAGTAAACATAACTCACCGCTGGGGCTACCTTAACATATAGTAAAAGAAGAATCTTTGATATTTATGAAAAAATCTTTACTTACCCTCTGAGGAGTTGGAGAGCTTGAGTCAGTTACCTGGATAGCGAAGGTGAAAGTGTCCGGCGTAGTAGGTGTACCAGAAATCAGACCAGTTGAGCTATTCAAAGAGAGGCCATCTGGAAGATTACCTGAGATGATCGACCAGGTGTAAGGAGGTGTCCCACCAGCAGCGGTTAAAGTGTCTGAGTAAGATGCACCGACCTGACCATCAGGTAAACTGGTAGTAGTAATAGTTAAGGTAGTTAGAGGCAGGATATATCCTGCCGATAGAGTATAATTAGGACTATTGGCCTGGCCAATAGCTCCCTGTCCACTGGCATCTAACAATTCGTAATTAGTCGAATTCGCAATTATACCTCCCTGATCTACCACTTCCCAGGAGATACCATCCGCCAAAGAAGTGGTAGCGAACACAAATAAAAACATCGTTAAAGCTAACAAAAATCTGACCTTTTTATTACTTTCACCTCTACTTTGTTGTAATTTAAAGACAGTTATTTCCCTCCTTATTATAGTTTTCTATCCCTTCCCTCCATAGCGCTCAGATAAATTGAGCCACTCATTTTTCATTTTTTTCTTTTCCAAGTAGTATATTATCTTTTAGATTTCTATAGCTACACTCACCACTTACGACTTACTGCATATTTACTTTATAATTTTTGCAACTTATATTTACTAAATCCTTACTCCTTCAAAATCAAAGACTTAACCTGTCTCCCAAAAAGTTCATACGTATGAACTTTTTATTGTTAGTGGCTCAATTTATCTGAGCATACCCGGCTCAATTTAAGTGAGCGCTATAGCCTTCCTTCTTTTCTTTGGAAGGATATTACAAAACCATACTCTAACGCTTCACATCCCTTATCAGGTAATTTTCGGCATTCCCCTTTTCCTCCTTGTCCAGATGCCGACATTGCTTTGTATTGAACCTGTGACAGACTTTCATTATTGGGGAACAAGAATATAATTTGCTGAGCCATCATACCAAGTTCCATTAGGACGACTATTGCTAAACTTATACTTATACCTTGCTGTAATTCCCCAAGCGGTGGAAGAACTCTCGCTTGCATAACATTCAATCCTTAGAAGGGCGTTATCATTCTCAGAATTAGTTTCTTCGTGTCCCATCAATCTTGGA
This window of the bacterium genome carries:
- a CDS encoding glycosyltransferase, with the protein product MKSAPLRILTFAAATGNALPYLAKDMADAFIRLGQVVGLFDLSYLTHKREKIGQVLFRAWQGFKPDLIFTLDTIGLVPELFDRLKIPVCSWFVDNPLFSSHILLPYKPNYHLFIWDRGYFKDLQGAGYHDLHYLPLATNPNIFKKLTLSSSELKRYGANLSFVGASSFSVGFREKREKLSAVFSEDVMEALIERHARDPSKPITHYLAELKWADDPQALALFNKKHRGELTALEFESMTRYRRKVIETVADFGVDVWGDEGWIEAASDKIRYRGRIEYHQEAPKLYNAAAVNLNITKSQLLTTINQRLFDVSACAAFVLSDYRSDLVELFEPGQEVVFYRTIEELPSLVDYYLRHPEEREKIAARACQRVLAQHTFIHRAQEVLAKMREVM
- a CDS encoding glycosyltransferase family 9 protein, which codes for MKILVIQLDTAGDVLRTTPVIRGLREKYPSAYIGFLLEDRFTDILIHHPDIDEIFVIPHLYRQALDEGLIEPGVLLGRAPESTRLNPSEKKILEDLFHLRERLKGRTFDLVINLHQSLTSAIFTALSGGAQIVGNSLTEANSLRYEDPWPPRKAYLETNRNQMNRLDLYLLMAGVKPSQKVPQLYLGQEAKDFISDCLQGYGVNESDFVAVLQPGSGWERNVWQIKRWNIKKVARIGDEIQQQLGARVILIGAPLEQARSAAVAHLMEEPPLDLTGRTSLQQLGALIERANLFIGPDSGPTHMAVALSTPTIAVFGGISPLLYAPVGKNFLILQAELPCRPFYGCRQPCEETKCLQAIPAESLPAAYHLLKLLWHPEFNKLNGLQSEATRLVSRFREAGIMVFSPRLRETSNRSAAKPQPNH
- a CDS encoding PKD domain-containing protein — translated: MSGNYTISLRVSGSNGVDTETKAGYIKIYPLKVEADFMADSTSGCAPLKVCFTDSSAGEVISYLWDFGDGNSSSDSQPTSW
- a CDS encoding cohesin domain-containing protein: MSDLDVETAGIQSNITVPVGSNLEVDVIVQGASDLRGVNFDLFYDTEAVEVVSVEKGDFLKSGGGQTVLLTDTAIPGTINVSTII
- a CDS encoding cohesin domain-containing protein, producing the protein MSYVYLDGITVTVTVEVENVTNLHGVNFNLLFDDDKLDLVSVKEGSFLPSGGETTFFSDTSPGVVNVSTALLGAGLGVSGSDSIAIVTFIVPETALLPADLTLEEVILVDHELNPISADIQMGRIEKRGMPFDCNRDCYINYDDLVCLAMSWHCRVGEDCFNPAMDCPADDYVDYRDLFNFSMVWHTSCDDPWDTLISCEPVSPAPMRWPEAELASTSKIDATVSVTGEKTLEVKIMANQVADMHGVNIDLSFDSRKLEVTEVEKGDLISGMSFFKVDTRQAGLINLAGTFLGRDPGVDGSGVLARVVFKVNKTPEVYQTPGVSLSQVIVADHNNIQYNLTPGALESVITLKDLIPTRNSLHQNYPNPLNPETWIPFSLSTRANVVINIYSLSGQLIRTLELGEKEAGYYPAKGGIKSAAYWDGKDETGKEVTSGVYLYQLRAGSFVSTRKMIVVK
- a CDS encoding Ig domain-containing protein, with translation MFLFVFATTSLADGISWEVVDQGGIIANSTNYELLDASGQGAIGQANSPNYTLSAGYILPLTTLTITTTSLPDGQVGASYSDTLTAAGGTPPYTWSIISGNLPDGLSLNSSTGLISGTPTTPDTFTFAIQVTDSSSPTPQRVSKDFFINIKDSSFTIC